The genome window GCAACGCTACGATCACGTCAACCCCGCCTATCTTGCAGACCCATGAACGATAGTGCTTTCTTTAGAGTCGTTTTCGAGAGATATTATCTTTGCTCGAGAAGTTGATTGTCCTCGAGTTGCCCGCGCGGCTTGAGCAGTTAATCATTTAGAGGGAGGAGTCAAATGCGAGTCATCACAACAGCGCTCTCGATATTGATTTTCGCTGCTTTGTTAGGAACGGCGGTTAAGGGTTATAGGGAGCATTCCTTCGCATCCACCAGTGAAGGTGCGCAGGATACCGCCTATCTCGACCGGCGAATCACTATGCTGGAAAACAAGCTCAACACAGTCGAATCAAGCTTGAGAAGGCTCGAGTCCCAGGCGATGAGTCCGGAACGCTCCGCGCCGAGTCAGCCTGGCCGGGACCCCGAGACGTCGGTGTTGCGGAGCGAAGTAGAACTACTGAAAATGCGCGTGAGAGATCTTGAATGCGGACTCTTACACCTTGATGAGCGAACTCTATCGGCCAGCGCCAAAGAGGCCAGGAAGCGAACTGGCTTGCAACCGATGGAGCATTGCCGGCTCAACCCGGAAGCGCCGGTTCAACTCTTTACGCAGAGGTGAGCGACCTCAACGCAGAGGCCAACAAGTCACCTCTGATTTCTCGTTCGCCTTCGTTGCTTGACGAAAAAACAGCTTTTGAGACGCAAGAAGCGCTTGAGGAGTAAGCTGCGCAGGTCAGCCCTCGTGTGGTCTGCGGTTGCGGTTCCACTTGAGGCTAGCTTCCAACCTTTTCCAGCTTGTCCAGCCGCTCTCCCTGGTCTCTCAAATCCGCGTAGAGTTCCCCTATGCTACGATTGAACAAGTCGAACTGGTGTCGGAGCTTGCGAAAGCCCTTCTCCATTTCTTGCCGCAATGTTTCAATGTCAGCCTTGACCTCGGTTCGGAATTCGTTGAGATCAGCTTTGAACTCGGTTCGAAGTTCCTGGAGATCAGCCTTGACCTCGGTTCGGAGTTCAGTCAATTGGGCTTGCACCGCCTCCCACATTGGGAGAGTGTCTTTTAGCCGTTTATCAACCTTCGTCTCGAGGCTATCCAGCCGCGTCTCCAGCCTCTCAACAGCGGCGATGATTCGGTCGAGCTTCTCGTCTTGCGAGCCGTTCAGCTTTTGTGTCAGGTCCTTGCTCATAACTACCTCCGGTAAGAGCTAGGCGCCGTTCACCCAGGATTCGACAACCTGCGCTGATTATAATCGCGCTCGTCTCAAGAGTAAAAAGAAAACCTGAGCACCTTGCGAACTCGGATGAACTCAAACAAAATGGGCCGACCCAATGAAGATCACCGCCACGGTTATCACGCTTAACGAAGAGCACAACATAGCGGACGCGCTCGAAACGCTTTCGTGGGCAGACGAGATCATCGTCGTAGATTCGGAGAGCACCGATCGTACGGTTGAAATCGCCAGGCGGTTCACCGATCGAGTGTTTGTCAAATCATGGCCCGGTTACTCGGCGCAAAAGAATTTCGCCGCCGAGCAGGCAAGCAACGATTGGATCTTGAGCCTGGACGCTGACGAGCGTGTTTCGAAAGAACTGGCCGGCGAGATACGACAGCTCAAGAGCGGCGCCGAACCTGAGGCGGCGGTTTTCCGAATACCTCGACGCACGTTTTATCTCGGTCGCTGGATAAAGCATTCCGGCTGGCGTCCCGATTACAAGCTGCGGCTCTACCATCGCAGGCGGGCTCGCTGGCGAGGCGACTATGTACACGAGACTCTGGAGGCTGATGGAACGGTGGAAACATTGCGCGGCGACTTGCTTCACTACACCGTTCGCAACGCATCCGAGCATCAGCTAAGGATGGACCGCTACACGACCCTTGCCGCGGAGCAAAGTTACTCGCAAGGCAAGCGTGCGTCGTTGGTCTCGCTACTTGTTTCGCCGGTCGCTGTGTTCCTTCGCTCGTACATACTCAAGCTTGGCTTGCTGGACGGCGTGCCGGGTTTCGCGATTGCGCGCTTCGCGGCCCA of Acidobacteriota bacterium contains these proteins:
- a CDS encoding glycosyltransferase family 2 protein, which gives rise to MKITATVITLNEEHNIADALETLSWADEIIVVDSESTDRTVEIARRFTDRVFVKSWPGYSAQKNFAAEQASNDWILSLDADERVSKELAGEIRQLKSGAEPEAAVFRIPRRTFYLGRWIKHSGWRPDYKLRLYHRRRARWRGDYVHETLEADGTVETLRGDLLHYTVRNASEHQLRMDRYTTLAAEQSYSQGKRASLVSLLVSPVAVFLRSYILKLGLLDGVPGFAIARFAAHYEFLKNLKLWEMRMKRDA